Proteins from one Hydrogenophaga sp. BPS33 genomic window:
- the virB5 gene encoding P-type DNA transfer protein VirB5, with translation MKMKALVAALAITMAGAASAQIPVTDGASIANSIQQQIETMAKWKMQYDQMVSQIDQMKQQYQSLTGSRGLGNILNNPALRDYLPSDWQGVYDSVKTGGYAGLSGRAASIYSQSKIFDSCAHITVSDQKKLCEARAVKSAQDQAFALDAYDKAKSRLNQIDSLMAKINDTPDPKAIAELQGRIAAEQAMIQNEQTKLQLYAMVAQAEDKIQQQQQRELQARTWAARKGIQATPITFGTP, from the coding sequence ATGAAGATGAAGGCTCTTGTCGCTGCGCTCGCCATCACGATGGCGGGCGCGGCCAGCGCGCAAATCCCGGTAACGGATGGCGCTTCCATCGCCAACAGCATCCAGCAACAAATCGAGACGATGGCGAAGTGGAAGATGCAATATGACCAAATGGTTAGCCAAATCGACCAGATGAAACAGCAGTACCAGTCCCTGACTGGCTCTCGCGGCCTGGGCAATATCCTGAACAACCCGGCGCTGCGCGATTACCTGCCGAGTGACTGGCAAGGCGTCTATGACTCGGTGAAAACGGGCGGCTATGCCGGCCTGAGCGGCCGGGCGGCCTCGATCTACTCGCAGTCGAAGATTTTCGACTCGTGCGCGCACATCACGGTCAGCGACCAGAAGAAGCTGTGCGAGGCGCGGGCCGTGAAGTCGGCCCAGGATCAGGCTTTCGCCCTGGATGCCTACGACAAGGCGAAGTCGCGGCTCAACCAGATTGACAGCCTCATGGCGAAGATCAACGACACGCCCGACCCGAAGGCCATCGCCGAGCTGCAAGGCCGGATCGCCGCCGAACAGGCAATGATCCAGAACGAGCAAACGAAGCTCCAGCTTTACGCGATGGTGGCCCAGGCCGAGGACAAGATTCAGCAGCAGCAGCAGCGTGAATTGCAGGCCCGCACCTGGGCGGCCCGCAAGGGCATTCAGGCAACGCCGATCACGTTCGGCACGCCGTAA
- a CDS encoding EexN family lipoprotein encodes MKKNVVMMLAAVAALALAGCKEDKPQEVVQTVEWFKEHKAEREAQLAKCKSNPGELAATPNCVNASRADSSSTWSARGGAIKVAPLSAPSSAAPAKTEGNNK; translated from the coding sequence ATGAAGAAAAACGTAGTGATGATGCTTGCAGCAGTCGCGGCCCTGGCCCTGGCCGGCTGCAAGGAAGACAAGCCGCAGGAGGTCGTGCAAACGGTCGAGTGGTTCAAGGAGCACAAGGCCGAGCGCGAAGCGCAGCTCGCCAAGTGCAAGTCGAACCCTGGCGAGCTGGCCGCAACGCCCAACTGCGTCAACGCCAGCCGCGCCGATTCGTCTTCGACCTGGAGCGCACGCGGCGGGGCGATCAAGGTAGCGCCTCTTTCCGCTCCGTCTTCGGCCGCTCCGGCCAAGACCGAGGGCAACAACAAATAG
- a CDS encoding virB8 family protein has protein sequence MFGRKNRATEPAPSAEPEKSKGEKLHEAALNWEASRVLLVEKSERRAWTIATFAVVCVVLLVVAIALMLPLKENTPYVIRVDNTTGVPDIVTAMDTKGVRFDEVMDKYWLAQYVRSHETYDWYTLQKDYDTVGLLSSARVGQEYAALFEGKDALDKKYGNSVRVSVEIVSVVPNGKGIGTVRFIKTTKRVDDPNSPGTVTKWVATVAYEYRNPSLIRESARLVNPFGFQVLSYRVDPEMGVAQ, from the coding sequence ATGTTCGGACGCAAGAACCGCGCGACTGAACCGGCACCGAGTGCGGAGCCGGAAAAGAGCAAGGGCGAGAAGCTGCACGAGGCGGCTTTGAATTGGGAAGCATCGCGCGTGCTCCTGGTCGAGAAGTCGGAGCGCCGCGCCTGGACGATTGCGACGTTCGCCGTGGTGTGCGTGGTGCTGCTGGTAGTCGCCATCGCCTTGATGCTGCCGCTCAAGGAAAACACGCCCTACGTCATCCGCGTGGACAACACGACGGGCGTCCCGGACATCGTGACGGCGATGGACACGAAGGGCGTTCGCTTCGATGAGGTCATGGACAAGTATTGGCTGGCCCAATACGTCCGCTCGCATGAAACCTATGACTGGTACACGCTCCAGAAGGACTACGACACCGTGGGCCTGCTGTCCTCGGCTCGCGTGGGCCAGGAATACGCCGCGCTGTTCGAGGGTAAAGACGCCCTCGATAAAAAATACGGCAACTCGGTGCGCGTGTCGGTCGAGATTGTCAGCGTCGTGCCGAATGGCAAGGGCATCGGCACCGTGCGGTTCATCAAGACGACGAAGCGCGTTGATGATCCCAACTCGCCGGGCACTGTCACCAAGTGGGTGGCAACAGTCGCCTACGAGTACCGCAATCCGTCGCTGATCCGCGAAAGCGCCCGACTGGTGAACCCCTTCGGCTTCCAGGTACTGAGCTACCGCGTCGATCCTGAAATGGGGGTCGCACAATGA
- a CDS encoding TrbC/VirB2 family protein, whose product MTTATTSNNRMAVMLGFLVMAALFAAEPALAQTGGLDKVNTFMDNVLAVLRGVSITTVTIAIMWAGYKFLFKHADIAEVGKILAGGLLIGGAAELARYLLS is encoded by the coding sequence ATGACGACTGCTACCACTTCCAACAACCGCATGGCCGTGATGCTCGGCTTCCTGGTGATGGCCGCGCTGTTCGCGGCCGAGCCGGCGCTCGCGCAGACTGGCGGGCTGGACAAGGTGAACACCTTCATGGACAACGTGCTGGCCGTGCTGCGCGGCGTGTCCATCACGACCGTGACCATCGCCATCATGTGGGCGGGCTACAAGTTCCTGTTCAAGCATGCCGACATCGCCGAGGTCGGCAAGATTCTGGCCGGTGGTCTGCTCATCGGCGGCGCGGCCGAGCTGGCCCGCTACCTCCTGTCCTAA
- the virB9 gene encoding P-type conjugative transfer protein VirB9, protein MKKIAFAVLLALGAATAAQAADVPVGSRYDGRIQYVNYNAGDVVIVRALPGLGARIVFAADEEILDVASGFTQGWEFSDRRNILYVKPKSIKTGSGQEAIVMAPEAGKWDTNLMVTTNRRMYDFDLKLLPGGGNSGKAPQNQRVAYRVEFKYPEDEAAARARAADKAKAQAKLDEKPAPRNWAYSMQVGDASDGIAPTMAYDDGRFTYLKFPNNRDFPAVFIVAADKSESLVNTHVDKDVLVVHRVARELVLRLGNAVVGVYNDKYDVDGLPPTDGTTVPGVKRVIVGGDEE, encoded by the coding sequence ATGAAGAAGATCGCATTCGCCGTGCTGCTGGCACTCGGCGCGGCCACGGCCGCGCAGGCGGCCGACGTGCCGGTGGGGTCGCGCTACGACGGCCGCATTCAGTACGTCAACTACAACGCGGGCGATGTCGTCATCGTCCGCGCCTTGCCGGGCCTCGGTGCCCGCATCGTCTTCGCTGCCGACGAAGAAATCCTTGATGTCGCGTCGGGCTTCACCCAGGGATGGGAGTTCTCCGACCGGCGCAACATCCTGTACGTCAAGCCGAAGTCGATCAAGACCGGCAGCGGCCAGGAAGCCATCGTGATGGCTCCCGAGGCGGGGAAGTGGGACACCAACTTGATGGTGACGACGAACCGCCGCATGTACGACTTCGACTTGAAGCTGCTGCCGGGTGGTGGCAACAGCGGCAAGGCACCGCAGAACCAGCGCGTGGCCTATCGCGTCGAGTTCAAGTACCCCGAGGACGAAGCGGCAGCGCGGGCGAGGGCGGCCGACAAGGCAAAGGCGCAAGCGAAGCTCGATGAGAAGCCCGCGCCGCGCAATTGGGCCTACTCGATGCAGGTCGGCGATGCCTCCGATGGCATCGCGCCGACGATGGCCTACGACGACGGCCGTTTTACCTACCTGAAATTCCCGAACAACCGGGATTTCCCGGCCGTGTTCATCGTGGCTGCCGACAAGTCGGAAAGCCTCGTGAACACGCATGTGGACAAGGATGTGCTGGTCGTCCATCGCGTGGCCCGCGAGCTGGTCTTGCGCCTGGGGAACGCTGTCGTTGGCGTTTACAACGACAAGTACGACGTGGACGGCCTGCCGCCCACTGATGGCACGACGGTTCCCGGCGTGAAGCGCGTAATCGTTGGAGGGGATGAAGAATGA
- a CDS encoding type IV secretion system protein has protein sequence MDPMVFQFIGETVQNATNAFVTPAATNLMYALQMIAITGVTLYIVLTGYAISTGAIESPFWTFVKQCVKIVIIAAFALTVDGYANGVMGALNGLETGLADAMNTSGGPPAANIYQVLDQSLGKGLEIVAQCFQKADEAGWNFGAVLGWAIAGVVVALGTVLVSMLGGAVVIVAKFSLAIVFALGPLFILALMFPATAKFFDSWFGQAMNYILTIVIMAIIMTFAMRAYDAFIAGADFSGSGDSNPMFAALQIGALTGVLVWIILQAGGIASGLAGGVSMAAMGIRHLAMPVTGGLRGAKGVGNMVNPMTTRRDMQSGMMVTARRANHLVAGNTMWNPAYRQHVMQNMGKNWGRASGGTVKQ, from the coding sequence ATGGACCCGATGGTTTTTCAGTTCATCGGCGAGACAGTGCAGAACGCTACCAATGCGTTCGTGACACCGGCCGCCACGAACTTGATGTACGCGCTGCAAATGATCGCCATCACTGGCGTGACGCTCTACATCGTGCTGACCGGCTACGCCATCAGCACGGGCGCGATTGAGTCGCCGTTTTGGACGTTCGTCAAGCAGTGCGTGAAGATCGTCATCATCGCGGCCTTTGCGCTCACGGTGGACGGATACGCCAACGGGGTGATGGGCGCGCTCAACGGCCTGGAAACGGGCTTGGCTGACGCGATGAACACGTCGGGCGGGCCGCCCGCCGCGAACATCTATCAGGTGCTCGACCAGTCCCTGGGCAAAGGGCTGGAAATCGTCGCGCAGTGCTTCCAGAAGGCCGACGAGGCCGGCTGGAACTTCGGCGCTGTGCTCGGCTGGGCCATTGCCGGCGTGGTCGTGGCGCTCGGCACCGTCCTGGTGTCGATGCTCGGCGGCGCGGTGGTCATCGTCGCCAAGTTCTCGCTGGCGATTGTGTTCGCCCTGGGGCCGCTGTTCATCCTGGCCTTGATGTTCCCGGCCACGGCGAAGTTCTTCGATTCCTGGTTTGGGCAGGCGATGAACTACATCCTGACCATCGTCATCATGGCAATCATCATGACGTTTGCCATGCGGGCATACGACGCCTTCATCGCGGGCGCGGACTTCTCCGGTAGCGGCGACTCGAACCCGATGTTCGCGGCGCTGCAAATCGGCGCGCTGACGGGCGTCCTGGTGTGGATCATCTTGCAGGCAGGCGGCATAGCCTCCGGCCTTGCCGGTGGCGTCTCGATGGCAGCGATGGGCATTCGCCATTTGGCGATGCCCGTCACGGGTGGTCTGCGTGGTGCGAAGGGCGTCGGCAACATGGTGAACCCGATGACGACGCGCCGCGATATGCAGTCCGGGATGATGGTCACGGCTCGCCGGGCCAACCATCTGGTGGCCGGCAACACGATGTGGAACCCGGCCTATCGCCAGCATGTGATGCAGAACATGGGCAAGAACTGGGGCCGCGCCTCGGGCGGCACGGTGAAGCAGTAA
- a CDS encoding type IV secretion system protein VirB3, with protein sequence MSAPMDDFDPRDPLFKGCTRPAMLFGVPLVPLAVVGGVVVLISVWTTILFAFTLIPIVITMRIIAKSDDQQFRLLGLKFVFRVINRNKNGRFWKASAYSPIAFTKRK encoded by the coding sequence ATGTCGGCACCAATGGATGACTTCGATCCGCGCGATCCGCTGTTCAAGGGTTGCACCCGGCCGGCCATGCTGTTCGGCGTCCCGTTGGTGCCGCTCGCAGTGGTCGGCGGGGTGGTGGTTCTCATCAGCGTGTGGACGACGATCCTGTTCGCCTTCACGCTGATTCCCATCGTGATAACGATGCGGATCATCGCCAAATCGGACGATCAACAATTCAGGCTCTTGGGCCTGAAATTCGTGTTCCGGGTCATCAACCGCAACAAGAACGGGCGCTTCTGGAAGGCATCGGCCTACAGCCCGATTGCCTTCACGAAACGCAAGTGA
- a CDS encoding VirB4 family type IV secretion/conjugal transfer ATPase — protein sequence MSALPKPKYFDQVNNERAVAPFIPYSSHVSPNTIVTTQGDFLRVWRVAGISFETAEPDEILRRKEQLNTLLRSIATSNVALWTHNVRRRTSDRLKGVYDNDFCRELDRKYYDSFVGYRMMANELYLTVIYRPNPSRIGKAMAKSARRTVDEILKDQKAAIRKLDDIAYQVEASMRRYGTDEKTGIEELRTYEDENGIVCSQALEFLNFLVSGEWQKVRVPAGPLNAYLGTAWVFVGAETIEIRSPTKTRYAMGIDFKDYSAHTEPGILNGLLYEDYEYVITQSFSFMSKRDGKDFLERQQRQLMNAEDGSATQIAEMTQAIDELIQGQFVMGEYHYSLLVFGETVEKVRRNTTSAMTIIQDRGFLSALIATATDSAFYAQLPCNWSYRPRVAGLTSKNFAGLCSFHNFRAGKRDGNPWGQAVTLFKTPSGQPLYFNFHYSKGDEDAFDKKVLGNTRVIGQSGAGKTVLLNMLLCQSQKYKPRSPVGFTTVFFDKDRGAELLIRAIGGKYLAVRNGQPTGFNPFQMEANETNILFLEKLIRVLVSAGGERVTTADDARISHAVRTVMKMPKEIRRLSVVLQNITEGTDKEDRENSVAKRLARWCVDDGHGKRGPFWWVLDNATDLIDFTTHANYGFDGTHFLDNNDVRTPISMYLLHRMDSVIDGRRFVYFMDEAWKWVDAEAFADFAGDKQLTIRKQNGLGVFATQMPSSMLKSKIAASLVQQVATEIYLPNPKADFTEYTEGFKCTPSEFEIIKTMGEESRMFLVKQGHQSMIGRFDLSDVKDADGNTVISFGDELAILSGSSDNVELLDEILAEVGDDPEVWVPVFHQRRKARVASSKQQER from the coding sequence ATGTCTGCCCTGCCAAAACCTAAATACTTCGACCAAGTGAACAATGAAAGGGCGGTTGCGCCCTTCATTCCTTACAGCAGCCATGTGTCGCCGAACACCATCGTCACGACGCAGGGCGATTTCCTGCGCGTGTGGCGCGTGGCCGGCATCAGCTTCGAGACGGCAGAGCCGGACGAGATTCTGCGGCGCAAGGAACAGCTCAACACGCTGCTGCGCTCCATCGCTACCAGCAACGTGGCGCTGTGGACGCACAACGTCCGCCGCCGCACGTCGGACAGGCTCAAGGGCGTGTACGACAACGACTTTTGCCGCGAGCTGGATCGCAAGTATTACGACAGCTTCGTGGGCTATCGCATGATGGCGAACGAGCTGTATCTGACGGTCATCTACCGGCCGAATCCCTCGCGGATCGGCAAGGCGATGGCGAAGTCGGCGCGGCGCACCGTCGATGAAATCCTCAAGGATCAGAAGGCGGCCATCCGCAAGCTGGACGACATCGCCTATCAGGTCGAGGCCAGCATGCGCCGCTACGGCACCGACGAGAAAACCGGCATCGAGGAACTGCGCACCTATGAGGACGAGAACGGCATCGTGTGCTCGCAGGCGCTGGAGTTCTTGAACTTCCTGGTGTCCGGCGAGTGGCAGAAGGTGCGCGTGCCGGCCGGGCCGCTGAACGCTTACCTGGGCACGGCCTGGGTGTTCGTGGGCGCGGAGACTATCGAAATCCGCTCGCCGACGAAGACGCGCTACGCGATGGGCATCGACTTCAAGGACTACTCGGCGCACACCGAGCCGGGCATCTTGAACGGTCTGCTGTACGAGGATTACGAGTACGTCATCACGCAGTCGTTCAGCTTCATGAGCAAGCGCGACGGCAAGGACTTTCTGGAGCGGCAGCAACGCCAGTTGATGAACGCCGAGGACGGCAGCGCGACGCAAATCGCGGAAATGACGCAGGCCATTGACGAGCTGATTCAAGGTCAGTTCGTCATGGGCGAGTACCACTACTCGCTGCTGGTCTTCGGCGAGACGGTCGAGAAGGTGCGCCGCAACACCACGTCGGCCATGACGATCATTCAGGACAGGGGTTTTCTGTCCGCCTTGATCGCCACGGCGACCGACTCGGCTTTCTACGCGCAATTGCCTTGCAATTGGTCGTACCGGCCGCGCGTGGCCGGCCTGACCAGCAAGAACTTTGCGGGCCTGTGCAGCTTCCACAACTTCCGCGCGGGCAAGCGCGACGGCAACCCGTGGGGGCAGGCCGTGACGCTGTTCAAGACGCCTTCGGGCCAGCCGCTGTATTTCAACTTCCACTACTCGAAGGGCGACGAAGACGCCTTCGACAAGAAGGTGCTCGGCAATACCCGCGTCATCGGCCAGTCCGGTGCGGGTAAGACGGTGCTGCTGAACATGCTTCTGTGCCAGTCGCAGAAATACAAGCCGCGCTCGCCTGTCGGCTTCACGACGGTGTTCTTCGACAAGGATCGCGGCGCGGAGCTGCTGATTCGCGCCATCGGCGGCAAGTATCTGGCCGTCAGGAACGGCCAGCCGACCGGCTTCAATCCGTTCCAGATGGAAGCCAACGAGACGAACATCCTGTTCCTGGAGAAGCTGATTCGCGTCCTGGTGTCGGCCGGTGGCGAGCGCGTCACCACGGCGGACGATGCGCGCATCAGTCATGCGGTGCGAACCGTCATGAAGATGCCGAAGGAGATTCGCCGGCTGTCGGTGGTGTTGCAGAACATCACCGAGGGCACCGACAAGGAAGACCGCGAAAACAGCGTGGCGAAGCGCCTCGCGCGGTGGTGCGTCGATGACGGCCACGGCAAGCGTGGCCCGTTCTGGTGGGTGCTGGACAACGCGACCGACCTCATCGACTTCACCACGCACGCGAACTATGGCTTCGACGGCACGCACTTCCTGGACAACAACGACGTGCGGACGCCGATTTCCATGTACCTGCTGCATCGCATGGATTCGGTCATCGACGGCCGCCGCTTCGTCTATTTCATGGACGAGGCTTGGAAGTGGGTCGATGCCGAGGCGTTCGCGGACTTCGCGGGCGACAAGCAATTGACCATTCGCAAGCAAAACGGCCTCGGCGTGTTCGCTACGCAAATGCCTAGCAGCATGTTGAAGTCGAAGATTGCCGCGTCCCTGGTGCAACAGGTGGCGACGGAAATCTACCTGCCTAACCCGAAGGCGGACTTCACCGAATACACCGAGGGCTTCAAATGCACGCCCTCGGAGTTTGAAATCATCAAGACGATGGGTGAAGAAAGCCGCATGTTCCTGGTGAAGCAAGGCCATCAGTCGATGATCGGCCGCTTCGATCTGAGCGACGTTAAGGACGCTGACGGGAACACGGTAATTAGCTTCGGCGATGAACTCGCCATTTTGTCGGGCAGCTCCGATAACGTCGAACTGCTCGATGAAATTCTCGCCGAAGTCGGCGATGACCCGGAAGTGTGGGTTCCCGTGTTCCACCAGCGCCGCAAGGCACGGGTGGCGTCCTCTAAGCAGCAAGAAAGGTGA